One Cryptomeria japonica chromosome 9, Sugi_1.0, whole genome shotgun sequence genomic window carries:
- the LOC131858587 gene encoding protein DUF642 L-GALACTONO-1,4-LACTONE-RESPONSIVE GENE 2-like, with product MIAGNAQNGFGEKALGTFKKMPLACVKTNSTTLDKVGALEQGMDTNRSTTEKETLSDVLVATVRVILPLNLNHETSLLPSWIVESSKVVRYIDSNRFLCSRKQEGHTLALSNQCSISQTIKTATRRTYNLKFLLGDVVGKCQKPLAVMALVRDQSQVANNNSIMSDPFQVFNLSFMANSKNTKIALYSLYYNTKMLDNNSLCGPIIDQIKVLVRP from the exons ATGATTGCAGGAAATGCCCAAAATGGGTTTGGTGAAAAAGCTCTaggaactttcaagaaaatgcctTTGGCATGCGTAAAGACAAATTCCACAACTCTTGACAAAGTGGGAGCtttagaacagggtatggacaCAAATAGAAGCACAACGGAAAAAGAAACATTGTCAGATGTTTTAGTTGCAACTG TGAGAGTCATCTTACCTCTCAACCTTAACCATGAAACATCTCTATTACCTAGTTGGATTGTAGAATCAAGCAAGGTTGTGAGATACATAGACTCTAATCGTTTTCTCTGTTCCAGAAAGCAAGAGGGTCATACACTTGCTCTCAG cAATCAATGCTCCATTTCACAGACCATAAAAACAGCCACAAGAAGAACATACAATCTCAAATTTTTGTTAGGAGATGTAGTGGGTAAATGCCAGAAACCCCTTGCAGTGATGGCCCTCGTAAGGGATCAATCACAAGTTGCTAATAACAACTCTATCATGAGTGACCCTTTTCAGGTCTTCAATCTTAGTTTCATGGCGAACTCTAAGAACACTAAGATTGCCCTCTACAGTCTATATTACAACACGAAAATGCTAGATAACAATTCTTTGTGTGGCCCTATTATCGATCAAATTAAAGTACTTGTTAGACCATGA